A DNA window from Haladaptatus cibarius D43 contains the following coding sequences:
- a CDS encoding polysaccharide deacetylase family protein, producing the protein MSDIDVAIGIDADCVAGWLGSYGGEDSPADLSRGISAGKEGIPRLVQLFEDENVDTSWYIPGHTIETFRDEVEAVAAGGHEIGIHGYSHENPTDLDREQEDTIIEASIDLIKDVTGERPAGHRASWWEYSENTPELVEKHDFLYDSSLMETQFEPTWMRTGDSWKKIQYDQSPETWMEPYQYGEETDVVEIPISWYRDDIPPMLFVKQPNYHAGYKDPAMLYEQYYKRQFDFLYNRRKAGVYTLTIHPDLHGLPHMIPHLEEFIQYVKGHENVEIKTLEEIAHKFKDDPSVYESKGEYV; encoded by the coding sequence ATGAGTGATATTGACGTCGCAATCGGCATCGACGCTGACTGTGTGGCAGGCTGGCTCGGGTCGTATGGTGGGGAAGATTCGCCCGCAGACCTCTCCCGAGGTATCTCGGCGGGAAAGGAAGGCATTCCTCGACTCGTCCAACTCTTCGAAGACGAAAACGTCGATACGTCGTGGTACATCCCCGGCCACACGATTGAAACGTTCCGTGATGAAGTCGAGGCCGTCGCGGCAGGCGGGCACGAAATCGGCATTCACGGCTATTCTCACGAGAATCCGACCGACCTCGACCGCGAACAGGAGGACACGATAATCGAAGCGTCCATCGATCTCATCAAGGACGTCACGGGAGAGCGACCTGCTGGTCACCGTGCCAGTTGGTGGGAGTACAGCGAGAACACGCCCGAACTCGTGGAGAAACACGATTTCCTCTACGACAGCAGTCTGATGGAGACGCAGTTCGAACCGACGTGGATGCGGACGGGCGATTCGTGGAAGAAGATACAGTACGACCAGTCCCCCGAGACGTGGATGGAACCCTACCAGTACGGTGAGGAAACCGACGTCGTGGAAATCCCCATCAGTTGGTATCGAGACGACATCCCGCCGATGCTGTTCGTCAAACAGCCGAACTACCACGCAGGCTACAAAGACCCCGCGATGCTGTACGAACAGTACTACAAGCGGCAGTTCGACTTTCTCTACAATCGCCGCAAAGCGGGCGTGTACACGCTGACAATTCATCCCGACCTTCACGGCCTTCCACACATGATACCCCACCTTGAGGAGTTCATTCAGTACGTGAAGGGGCACGAGAACGTCGAAATAAAGACGCTCGAAGAAATCGCGCACAAGTTCAAGGACGACCCGTCGGTGTACGAAAGCAAAGGGGAGTATGTATAA
- a CDS encoding amidohydrolase — protein MMENEDSVWDGTASLVEIRRDLHAHPEVGWKEFRTTALVATELGRLGFTLHLGEEALAVEQRLGVPDEDEIAAARARASDESAPEEVLKQMGNSTGLVAERTYGDATGPVVGIRVDMDALEIVETRDDTHAPMRDGFVSRHSKEMHACGHDGHTAIGIGIAREIGESAFDGTLKLFFQPAEEGGRGAIPMSKSGHVDDVDYFAALHLGLGNETGTIIAGYDRPLCNCKFLVRFTGQSAHAGNAPQKGSNALQAAMTAIQNLYAIPRHSDGASRVNVGKVSSPNGQNVISDHAELIIEVRGETTAVNDYMMEKSRHIVAHSAAMHEVEYDIETYGKTTTFEADDEMITAVSDAAATVKGVTNVSKRERFGASEDASFLIQRVQENGGKATYVGIGSDHPNGHHTPNFDIDETSVRIAVDVLLKTIATVDS, from the coding sequence ATGATGGAAAACGAGGATTCAGTATGGGACGGAACGGCGTCACTCGTAGAGATACGTCGAGATTTACATGCGCATCCGGAAGTCGGATGGAAGGAGTTTCGAACCACGGCACTCGTCGCAACTGAACTCGGTCGGCTGGGTTTCACGCTCCACCTCGGCGAGGAAGCGTTAGCAGTGGAGCAACGGCTTGGCGTTCCGGACGAGGACGAAATTGCCGCGGCGCGCGCCCGTGCTAGCGATGAAAGTGCCCCCGAAGAAGTACTAAAGCAGATGGGCAACAGCACCGGACTCGTGGCCGAACGAACCTACGGCGACGCCACCGGGCCAGTGGTTGGCATCCGCGTCGATATGGACGCGCTGGAAATAGTGGAAACACGCGACGACACCCACGCTCCGATGCGCGATGGATTCGTCAGCCGCCACTCGAAGGAAATGCACGCCTGCGGGCACGACGGGCACACAGCCATCGGAATCGGCATTGCACGCGAAATCGGAGAGTCTGCGTTCGATGGGACACTTAAGCTGTTCTTCCAGCCCGCAGAGGAAGGCGGCCGTGGGGCGATTCCCATGAGTAAAAGCGGTCACGTAGACGATGTCGATTATTTCGCGGCGTTGCATCTGGGCCTCGGCAACGAAACGGGGACGATCATCGCAGGGTACGACCGACCGCTCTGTAACTGCAAATTCCTCGTTCGATTTACCGGTCAATCCGCACACGCCGGAAATGCACCACAGAAGGGGTCGAACGCGCTCCAAGCGGCGATGACTGCGATACAGAATCTCTACGCGATACCCCGCCACAGCGACGGCGCATCCAGAGTAAACGTCGGAAAGGTTTCTTCGCCGAACGGACAGAACGTTATCTCCGACCATGCGGAACTGATAATCGAAGTTCGGGGCGAAACGACCGCTGTCAACGATTACATGATGGAGAAATCAAGGCACATCGTGGCTCACTCGGCAGCGATGCACGAAGTGGAATACGACATCGAGACGTACGGAAAGACGACGACGTTCGAAGCCGACGATGAGATGATAACCGCCGTTTCCGATGCTGCGGCGACAGTCAAAGGAGTGACGAACGTCTCGAAACGGGAGCGATTCGGCGCGAGCGAAGACGCATCCTTCTTGATTCAGCGAGTGCAAGAAAACGGTGGAAAAGCCACATACGTCGGAATCGGCAGTGACCACCCAAACGGTCATCACACTCCGAATTTCGACATCGACGAAACGTCCGTCCGAATCGCCGTCGATGTCCTGCTCAAAACGATTGCAACCGTAGACTCCTAA
- a CDS encoding sodium:solute symporter family protein, producing MLRSYIAGIVVAYIIGMLAIGVYFHKKGMKDLEDFFLAGKGAPWYLVALSFFATAIGAGGTIGLSASTYDGQSITAFWSFGISLASFFVVAVLLGHKLPKTSNITIPAMLEDRYDGKTRFIALPFYILRFVSTLGAQWLAAGTIISFLLGDIITIEQAAILGALVITAYTILGGMAAVMWTDFVQGIILFVGLWMLAILGIFEFGGVSTMTAEVTQRAPQAFDLFAMEWTLIAGYVVTLVPSMLVRQGYLQRVMSARSPRDGFVGTTLNGIIGFAYIPVPLIVGAMGIVMYPSIADSQLLMPTMAVDILPTWLAGILLAALAAAVMSSGDSFLLSGASNFVEDIYLRYMNPDAGSDKQQQASRVAVLGLMMLSLALALVVPGIIDLIVFGAVALTGGVLVPWLAAFYWPRGTSDAAFWSIAFGAGLTVAWWWAGWFADTAEFMGLHPIFVGLPISIFLFFGISLMQEPEYERVLEAAEKHNLDNLKQKTRQAMNERPSDDGVVSDVD from the coding sequence ATGTTACGGTCATACATAGCAGGCATTGTCGTTGCATACATCATCGGGATGTTGGCAATCGGCGTATACTTCCATAAGAAAGGGATGAAAGACCTCGAAGATTTCTTCCTCGCAGGAAAAGGTGCTCCGTGGTACCTCGTCGCGCTGTCGTTTTTCGCAACGGCAATCGGTGCAGGCGGAACCATCGGGCTGTCGGCATCGACGTACGATGGGCAAAGTATCACGGCGTTCTGGAGCTTTGGTATTTCGCTTGCGAGTTTCTTCGTCGTGGCGGTGCTTCTCGGGCACAAACTCCCAAAGACGTCGAACATTACAATTCCGGCGATGCTGGAAGACCGCTACGACGGGAAGACGCGATTCATCGCATTACCGTTCTATATCCTCCGGTTCGTCAGTACACTCGGAGCACAGTGGTTGGCGGCAGGGACTATCATCAGCTTCCTCCTCGGTGATATCATCACTATCGAGCAGGCAGCCATCCTCGGTGCGCTCGTCATCACCGCATACACTATCCTCGGTGGAATGGCCGCCGTCATGTGGACAGACTTCGTTCAGGGAATCATTCTCTTCGTCGGGTTATGGATGCTGGCGATACTCGGCATCTTCGAGTTCGGTGGCGTCTCGACGATGACCGCCGAAGTGACCCAGCGCGCACCACAGGCGTTTGACCTCTTTGCGATGGAATGGACGCTCATCGCTGGCTACGTCGTGACGCTCGTTCCGAGCATGCTCGTCCGACAGGGGTATCTCCAACGCGTAATGTCGGCACGAAGCCCTCGTGATGGCTTCGTCGGAACGACCCTCAACGGCATCATCGGATTCGCCTACATTCCGGTTCCACTCATCGTCGGTGCGATGGGTATCGTGATGTACCCCTCGATTGCGGACTCACAGCTCTTGATGCCGACGATGGCGGTTGATATCCTCCCGACGTGGCTCGCCGGAATTCTCCTCGCGGCGCTCGCGGCTGCTGTCATGAGCAGCGGCGACAGCTTTCTGCTCTCCGGTGCATCGAACTTCGTCGAGGACATCTACCTTCGGTACATGAACCCGGACGCTGGCAGTGACAAACAGCAACAAGCATCACGGGTTGCCGTGCTTGGCCTGATGATGCTCTCGCTCGCACTTGCGCTCGTCGTCCCCGGCATCATCGACCTCATCGTCTTCGGTGCAGTCGCGTTGACCGGTGGTGTTCTCGTGCCGTGGCTCGCCGCGTTTTACTGGCCACGCGGAACTTCTGACGCAGCCTTCTGGAGCATCGCCTTCGGTGCTGGCCTCACGGTCGCGTGGTGGTGGGCGGGATGGTTTGCGGACACCGCCGAGTTCATGGGACTGCATCCAATCTTCGTCGGGCTTCCGATTTCGATATTCCTGTTCTTCGGGATTTCGCTCATGCAGGAGCCCGAGTACGAACGAGTGCTGGAGGCCGCGGAAAAACACAACCTCGATAATCTCAAACAGAAGACCCGACAGGCGATGAACGAACGACCGTCGGACGACGGTGTCGTGTCTGACGTAGACTGA
- a CDS encoding Zn-dependent hydrolase: MQIDAERLQRDLETNAQFGSVAVDDGHARTVLTGTDADERARDYFVRRLREAEMDVRIDAVGNIVGRWVPETANPDSKAVATGSHLDSVPEGGIFDGPLGVYASLEAVRAMQDANLPVGRPIEVVCFTEEEGQRFGVGALGSAVVTESLSIDDAHALTDEDGTTLETALDSIGFLGDGRIRPEKWDSWLELHIEQDTRLEAESTSIGVVTAITGIARCAVSIVGEANHAGTTSMAERTDALAAASTVVNEVETAAIQLTEKDAPTAVATVGSLDVSPNAPNVVPGRVDFTVDIRDVSHESMLELIDHVRASLNRVEAERTVETSFSLPRHRNPRKMSERCRQAVHETATEAEISAIDLHSGAAHDTMRLEPFTDVGLLFAPSQDGISHNPLEWTNWEDCADSAEVLAGSLFSLSNG, from the coding sequence ATGCAGATAGATGCAGAGCGTCTCCAGCGTGACCTAGAGACGAACGCACAGTTCGGTTCGGTTGCTGTCGATGACGGACACGCACGAACGGTGTTGACGGGAACTGATGCAGACGAACGTGCCCGGGACTATTTCGTCCGCCGACTTCGGGAAGCGGAGATGGACGTTCGAATCGACGCAGTCGGAAATATCGTCGGGCGGTGGGTTCCAGAAACCGCAAATCCCGATTCGAAAGCCGTCGCCACGGGGAGCCACCTCGATTCGGTTCCCGAAGGTGGGATTTTCGATGGCCCGCTCGGCGTGTACGCCAGTCTCGAAGCAGTTCGTGCGATGCAGGACGCAAACCTCCCCGTCGGTCGTCCGATTGAAGTTGTCTGTTTCACCGAGGAGGAAGGACAACGATTCGGCGTCGGTGCGTTAGGTTCGGCGGTCGTGACGGAATCGCTGTCCATCGACGATGCACACGCGCTCACCGATGAAGACGGGACGACCCTCGAAACCGCGCTCGATTCGATTGGTTTTCTGGGCGACGGTCGAATCCGACCGGAAAAATGGGATTCGTGGCTGGAACTGCATATCGAGCAGGACACACGGCTTGAAGCCGAGAGTACCTCGATTGGGGTCGTCACGGCGATTACGGGTATCGCGCGCTGTGCCGTTAGTATCGTCGGCGAGGCGAACCACGCGGGGACGACGTCGATGGCCGAACGAACGGACGCGCTCGCCGCGGCGAGTACCGTTGTCAACGAAGTCGAAACGGCGGCGATTCAGCTCACCGAGAAAGACGCGCCAACGGCCGTCGCAACGGTCGGGTCGCTCGATGTGTCGCCGAACGCACCGAATGTCGTTCCCGGACGAGTCGATTTCACCGTGGACATCAGGGACGTTTCTCATGAATCAATGCTAGAACTCATCGACCACGTCCGTGCTAGTTTGAACCGCGTAGAGGCGGAGCGTACCGTCGAAACGTCGTTTTCCCTGCCGCGACATCGGAACCCGAGAAAGATGAGCGAACGGTGTCGGCAAGCAGTTCACGAGACTGCAACCGAGGCCGAAATTTCCGCTATCGACCTTCACTCCGGGGCAGCCCACGACACGATGCGGCTAGAACCGTTCACCGACGTTGGGTTGCTTTTTGCACCTTCTCAGGACGGAATCTCTCATAATCCACTTGAATGGACGAATTGGGAAGATTGCGCCGACAGTGCCGAAGTACTCGCCGGTTCCCTCTTCAGCCTTTCAAACGGATAG
- a CDS encoding IclR family transcriptional regulator yields the protein MTHSPGDEGSTQSLKTVTTTFDIIDALESLAGAGVTELADHLDISKSAVYKHLYTLKERKYVVKDGNDYRLSLQFLLLGEHVRNQNPLFRIGKPEIEKLADETGEYAHLTTEQHGLGINLCKIRGEHAVGTDYQIAKKQRANYLHSMATGKAILAFLPEERVNWIIDRYGLPEMTDSTLTDRETLFESLAEIREQGYAVNDGEEVEGLRAVGAPIHDRDKSVLGALSVSAPKTRLSGDQFRKHIPELVTRTANVIEVNLNMVERSSDIGSL from the coding sequence ATGACACACTCACCCGGCGACGAGGGGTCGACACAAAGCCTCAAAACGGTAACGACGACGTTCGATATAATCGATGCACTCGAATCGCTCGCTGGTGCGGGTGTGACGGAACTGGCGGACCATCTCGATATCTCCAAGAGTGCCGTGTATAAACATCTGTACACGCTGAAAGAGCGAAAGTACGTCGTGAAGGACGGCAACGACTATCGACTCAGTCTCCAGTTTCTCCTTTTGGGAGAGCACGTTCGAAACCAGAATCCGCTCTTCCGCATCGGTAAGCCGGAAATCGAGAAATTGGCGGACGAAACTGGGGAGTACGCACATCTGACGACGGAGCAACACGGTCTTGGAATCAATCTCTGTAAGATTCGCGGTGAACACGCCGTCGGAACTGACTACCAAATTGCAAAAAAACAGCGTGCGAACTATCTTCACTCGATGGCAACGGGGAAGGCTATTCTCGCGTTTCTTCCGGAAGAGCGAGTGAACTGGATAATCGACCGGTATGGCCTCCCTGAGATGACCGATTCGACACTCACTGACCGTGAAACGCTGTTCGAATCCCTCGCAGAGATTCGAGAACAGGGATACGCAGTCAACGATGGTGAGGAAGTCGAGGGTCTTCGTGCCGTCGGTGCCCCGATTCACGACCGGGACAAGTCTGTTCTCGGTGCGCTGAGCGTATCAGCACCGAAAACACGGCTCAGTGGTGACCAATTCCGCAAACACATTCCGGAGTTGGTGACTCGAACGGCGAACGTCATCGAGGTTAATCTAAATATGGTCGAACGCTCTTCGGATATCGGTTCGCTCTAA
- a CDS encoding IclR family transcriptional regulator yields the protein MGRAKNPVKAVETTATILKKVAELDGAGVTELSNHLDITKGTVHNHLTTLEENELVVKDGTQFRLGLRFFEFGEQIKNQHKIYEVGMPEVDKLAEETGELGNILVEEHGRGIYLYRAEGENALSLDTGIGSRVYLHQTGLGKAILAHMPKDRVEAIIESHGLEPSTKHTVSTREELFDDLERIREQGYALDMEERAEGIRCVAAPVITNDGTVRGAVSVAGPASRMRDEHLESTVPDMVMRAANVISINLSYR from the coding sequence ATGGGACGCGCAAAAAACCCGGTAAAGGCCGTGGAAACCACCGCCACAATCCTGAAAAAGGTGGCCGAGTTGGATGGGGCTGGAGTGACCGAACTTTCGAACCACCTCGATATTACGAAGGGAACGGTTCACAACCACCTAACGACGCTCGAAGAGAACGAACTGGTCGTGAAAGACGGAACCCAATTCCGATTGGGGCTTCGATTTTTCGAGTTCGGCGAACAGATAAAAAACCAGCACAAAATTTACGAGGTGGGAATGCCGGAAGTGGACAAACTCGCCGAGGAAACGGGCGAACTCGGCAATATTCTCGTCGAAGAACACGGACGTGGAATCTACCTCTATCGCGCAGAAGGAGAAAACGCACTGTCGCTCGACACAGGGATCGGTTCTCGCGTCTATCTACACCAGACAGGACTCGGGAAGGCCATTCTCGCACACATGCCGAAAGACCGCGTCGAAGCAATCATCGAGAGCCACGGCCTCGAACCGAGTACGAAGCACACCGTCTCGACACGCGAGGAACTGTTCGATGATTTGGAGCGTATTCGTGAACAGGGATACGCACTCGACATGGAAGAACGGGCCGAAGGGATTCGGTGCGTTGCGGCACCGGTTATCACGAACGACGGCACCGTTCGTGGCGCTGTAAGCGTTGCTGGCCCCGCGAGTAGGATGCGCGACGAACATCTGGAGTCAACCGTCCCCGATATGGTCATGCGAGCCGCAAACGTCATCAGCATCAATCTCTCCTACAGATAG
- a CDS encoding SDR family oxidoreductase, whose protein sequence is MDYELDANVALVTASSSGLGKASAKALAAEGANVVINGRNEDRLAEAEDDVRAVAEGDVLAVQGDLTNYDDIEHLVERTVSEFGGIDHLVTNAGGPPSGPFMELDDEDWYGAFDLLVMSVVRLVREAAPHLREDGGGTIVTITSRSVKEAIPSLVLSNAVRMSVIGLEKTLSKELAPEIRSNAVLPAPHETARQQELIQAAVDRGEYDSYEEGLDAKGDINPLGRIGDPMELGDAVAFLSSEQSSFINGVAIPIDGGQGASNL, encoded by the coding sequence ATGGACTATGAACTAGATGCAAATGTAGCTCTCGTCACAGCATCGAGTAGCGGCCTCGGAAAGGCGTCGGCGAAAGCCCTCGCGGCCGAGGGTGCGAACGTCGTCATCAACGGTCGAAACGAAGACCGTCTCGCGGAAGCCGAAGACGATGTTCGGGCAGTCGCCGAGGGCGACGTGCTCGCCGTGCAAGGCGACCTGACGAACTACGACGATATTGAACACCTCGTCGAACGCACCGTCTCCGAGTTCGGCGGAATCGACCACCTCGTAACCAATGCCGGTGGCCCACCGAGCGGCCCGTTCATGGAACTGGACGACGAGGATTGGTACGGCGCGTTCGACCTCCTCGTGATGAGCGTCGTTCGCCTCGTCCGCGAGGCGGCCCCGCATCTTCGCGAGGACGGTGGCGGAACCATCGTCACGATAACCTCTCGAAGCGTCAAAGAGGCGATTCCGTCGCTCGTGCTCTCGAACGCCGTTCGCATGAGCGTCATCGGCCTCGAAAAGACCCTCTCGAAGGAACTTGCGCCGGAAATCCGGTCGAACGCGGTTCTCCCGGCACCGCACGAGACGGCTCGCCAGCAGGAACTCATTCAGGCTGCCGTCGATAGAGGGGAGTACGACAGTTACGAGGAGGGCCTCGACGCGAAGGGTGACATCAACCCACTCGGTCGTATCGGCGACCCGATGGAACTCGGTGACGCCGTCGCGTTCCTCTCCTCGGAGCAGTCGAGTTTCATCAACGGCGTTGCCATCCCCATCGACGGCGGACAGGGCGCGTCCAACCTGTAG
- a CDS encoding fumarylacetoacetate hydrolase family protein: protein MTRLARTIDGRPMLGDDDGFVPLSSADPSLTTIRDALPLAATGDLPTPDEASASRVPERHLSFAAPLERPGKLWGIGLNYADHASDLNEDSPTEPASFMKPATAATGPEGSIRLPPRDITNRVTAEAELALVIGQTCSNVDEADVDDVIAGYVPVIDMTAEDILERNPRFLTRSKSFDSFLVFGPSLVTTDQVGSLDELSVRTVVNEEVAAENRIRNMMATPRELVAFHSNVMTLEPGDVISTGTPGAKHIVPGDSVRAEVERVGTVSSDVVG from the coding sequence ATGACACGACTTGCACGAACAATCGACGGTAGACCTATGCTCGGCGATGACGACGGATTCGTTCCGCTTTCGTCCGCCGACCCATCGCTCACGACGATTCGTGACGCCCTTCCGCTCGCCGCGACGGGCGACCTGCCGACGCCGGACGAAGCGTCGGCGAGCCGCGTTCCCGAACGACACCTTTCGTTCGCCGCGCCGCTCGAACGCCCCGGAAAACTGTGGGGAATCGGACTGAACTACGCCGACCACGCGTCGGATTTGAACGAAGACAGCCCGACGGAGCCTGCGAGCTTTATGAAACCCGCGACGGCAGCCACCGGCCCTGAGGGGTCGATTCGGCTTCCGCCGCGGGACATCACGAACCGCGTGACCGCGGAGGCAGAACTTGCGTTGGTTATCGGCCAGACGTGTTCCAACGTGGACGAAGCCGACGTTGACGACGTTATCGCCGGATACGTCCCCGTCATCGATATGACCGCAGAAGACATCTTGGAGCGAAATCCGCGCTTTTTGACCCGGTCGAAAAGTTTCGACTCGTTTCTCGTCTTCGGCCCGTCGTTGGTCACGACCGACCAAGTCGGTTCGCTGGACGAACTCTCCGTTAGAACAGTCGTCAACGAGGAAGTCGCCGCGGAAAACCGGATTCGGAACATGATGGCGACGCCGCGCGAACTCGTGGCGTTCCACTCGAACGTCATGACGCTCGAACCGGGCGACGTTATTTCGACCGGAACGCCCGGTGCGAAACACATCGTTCCCGGCGACAGCGTCAGAGCCGAAGTCGAACGCGTCGGCACCGTCAGTTCGGACGTGGTCGGATGA
- a CDS encoding mandelate racemase/muconate lactonizing enzyme family protein codes for MKIAEVESFAVSIPLKEPVAFATRVVEERDHAIVYVRTEDGTEGVGYSLGYGGADVIAKAVESVLAPMVEGEDPRDTSRLWSEMFDATVQIGRKGVMVRAISCIDTALWDIKAKAAGMPLYKLLGGHADEVPAYASGGYYREGKGLEGLREEMETYVDRGHDVVKMKVGRKSLEEEVERVRVAREAIGPNRTLLMDANGKWKNKQEAVRACRAFEEYNPYFIEEPVMPDSLDLYREVNESLDYAVAGGELEFNRYGFADLLREDAVEIIQPDVTVVGGVTEWMRVADMAACHDIPVAPHYNWDLHIQLLAAIENGLWIEYFYRDSDVKAFDDVLTYPVEPEDGMIQLPQRPGHGVELERDALEEFRI; via the coding sequence ATGAAAATAGCAGAAGTAGAGAGTTTCGCCGTATCGATTCCGCTGAAAGAACCCGTCGCCTTCGCAACTCGCGTCGTGGAAGAACGCGACCACGCCATCGTGTACGTCCGAACGGAGGACGGCACCGAGGGCGTCGGATACTCCCTCGGCTACGGCGGTGCCGACGTCATTGCAAAGGCCGTAGAAAGCGTTCTCGCGCCGATGGTCGAAGGCGAAGACCCCCGTGACACGTCTCGCCTCTGGAGCGAGATGTTCGACGCCACGGTGCAAATAGGTCGAAAGGGCGTGATGGTGCGGGCCATCTCCTGCATCGACACAGCCCTCTGGGACATCAAGGCGAAAGCCGCCGGAATGCCCTTGTACAAACTGCTCGGCGGGCACGCCGACGAAGTCCCGGCATACGCCAGCGGCGGTTACTACCGCGAAGGGAAGGGCCTCGAAGGCCTCCGCGAGGAGATGGAAACCTACGTTGACCGCGGTCACGACGTGGTCAAAATGAAAGTCGGGCGAAAATCGCTGGAGGAGGAAGTCGAGCGAGTTCGCGTCGCCCGCGAAGCTATCGGCCCGAACCGAACGCTCCTCATGGACGCGAACGGCAAGTGGAAGAACAAACAGGAAGCCGTCCGCGCCTGCCGTGCGTTCGAAGAGTACAACCCGTACTTCATCGAGGAACCGGTGATGCCCGACAGCCTCGACCTCTACCGCGAGGTCAACGAATCGCTCGACTACGCCGTCGCGGGCGGCGAACTGGAGTTCAACCGCTACGGTTTCGCCGACCTGCTCCGCGAGGACGCCGTCGAAATCATCCAACCCGACGTGACGGTCGTCGGCGGCGTCACCGAGTGGATGCGCGTCGCCGACATGGCCGCGTGTCACGACATTCCGGTCGCACCGCACTACAACTGGGATCTGCACATCCAACTGCTCGCCGCCATCGAAAACGGCCTCTGGATAGAGTACTTCTACCGCGACTCGGACGTGAAGGCGTTCGACGACGTGTTGACGTACCCGGTCGAACCGGAAGACGGGATGATACAACTCCCACAGCGTCCCGGTCACGGCGTCGAACTCGAACGGGACGCCCTCGAAGAGTTCCGAATCTGA
- a CDS encoding metal-dependent hydrolase, which translates to MSSAEPASLTYYGLSSFEVTDGDVRILVDPWVLEPEWSDETVSNFEDIDAIFVTHGAYDHLGDTVEIAAESGATVYTEPAVADHLVTEGVPEANVERVIWGNAFELFGVEVRVLETRHLSYFESDGQRLSGMPLGFQFDFPDASLYYAGDTSLFSDLELFVELNEPDTVMLPVGSAPGDLAPLPPRDAAVAAGWLDTETVIPVHYVPGSDEVEEFAVELADRAGENAPTIAELSPGERYEL; encoded by the coding sequence ATGTCGTCAGCAGAACCGGCCAGCCTCACGTACTACGGCCTCTCGTCGTTCGAAGTGACGGATGGAGACGTTCGAATACTCGTTGACCCGTGGGTTCTCGAACCCGAATGGAGCGACGAAACGGTGTCGAATTTCGAGGATATAGACGCAATCTTCGTCACACACGGTGCTTACGACCATCTCGGGGACACCGTCGAAATCGCGGCGGAATCGGGTGCAACGGTCTACACCGAACCTGCAGTCGCCGACCATCTCGTAACCGAGGGTGTTCCAGAAGCAAACGTGGAACGAGTCATCTGGGGCAACGCGTTCGAACTGTTCGGCGTCGAGGTGCGCGTGCTCGAAACCCGCCATCTCTCGTACTTCGAATCGGACGGGCAACGACTGTCGGGGATGCCGCTCGGATTTCAGTTCGACTTTCCCGACGCGAGCCTCTACTACGCCGGGGACACGTCGTTGTTCAGCGACCTCGAACTGTTCGTCGAGCTAAACGAACCGGACACCGTGATGCTCCCTGTCGGGAGCGCGCCGGGCGACCTCGCCCCGCTTCCGCCCCGTGACGCCGCCGTCGCCGCCGGATGGTTGGACACTGAAACCGTGATTCCGGTTCACTACGTTCCGGGGAGCGACGAAGTCGAAGAGTTCGCCGTCGAACTCGCAGACCGGGCAGGGGAAAACGCGCCGACTATCGCCGAACTATCGCCCGGCGAACGGTACGAACTGTAA